Sequence from the Rhodococcus jostii RHA1 genome:
CGCGTGCGCCGGAACCGAACGAGCCCCTGACCGTGGGAGCCGGCCACGCCCATCCGCTCTACCTCGACGGCACGTCCCCCGTGCACCGGCTGCCGGCCGAGGTCGGGATCGTCTGCGCCGTCGTCTTCGTCTTCGCGGTGGTCGCGACACCCCGCGAGGCGTTCTGGGCGTTCGCCGGGCATCTCGCGGTCCTGATCGTGATCTGGCGGATCGCCGGCATTGCGCTCACGTGGATCGGGCCGCGGATGCTGATCGAGTTGCCGTTCGTGACGCTCGCGCTGCTCCTGCCGTTCGCCGAGGGCGGTGGGCGCGTCACCGTCCTCGGACTGTCGCTGTCGGTCGCGGGCCTCTACGCCGCCTGGGGCATTCTCGCGAAGGGCACGCTCGGCGTCCTGATCTCCCTGACACTCGCCGCGACGACGCCGGCCCGGGACCTGCCGTTGGGTCTGGCGCGGCTGCGCGTGCCCGCGATGCTCACCACGATCCTGGTGCTGATGCTGCGCTACCTCGACCTACTGACCGCCGAGGCCGAGCGGATGCGCACCGCC
This genomic interval carries:
- the cbiQ gene encoding cobalt ECF transporter T component CbiQ, whose product is MGAGHAHPLYLDGTSPVHRLPAEVGIVCAVVFVFAVVATPREAFWAFAGHLAVLIVIWRIAGIALTWIGPRMLIELPFVTLALLLPFAEGGGRVTVLGLSLSVAGLYAAWGILAKGTLGVLISLTLAATTPARDLPLGLARLRVPAMLTTILVLMLRYLDLLTAEAERMRTARLARGDDPRTFRQIGATARGVGGLFVRSYERGERVHLAMLSRGFTGSVPTIGAPPATAAMWRAGLVPAVCAVGICVTAWVLR